aattaaagtaaattacTTCATCTAAACAAATCGAAATTCgaaatcatatattaaaaaaaaatgaattattttaactaaaccAGATTCAGCTCTGCCATTACATCTATCCAAACCGAacctaaaattatatataaattcaaaacaaaattttattaaaatttgtaccAAATGTAgtatttaaaaatactatttttaaaacattaattcatctgaattatatcaaaatttgaaatcaaatattaaaaaaactaaatttcttTTATCCAGCTGTCCAAACAAAACAAAGCAATAATATcagatataaattaaaaaacagaaCTTTATTGGAATTTGTACCTATGTAGTATCCCAAGacattaataatctttttaaaattttttgataaTCCCAATGCACATTTAAATTTTagggttattttcaaataatcctcaATTGGCCCAAATGAAAAAGCCCATCAATTAATACCTATCCCTAAAAAGGTTTAATTATGTTGGCATCCCGTGTCGACACGCCGACACGATGCACGACACCCGTGTCGACACGATGCACGACATTGCacaatgaataataaaaaaccaCAAGATTTATAGATAATGACACTTTTAATTCAACGGCATAACCACGGCACGTCGGCACGACTAACACGTAAAGGACATgcctattttaataaaattcaaatgtatTCTTTTTTGTTATCTACATATCGATAACAATGAccattacaatgttttcaaacaTTACCTATCTAAATCATAtcagatatataaataaaaaactgatttgttacccgaacccaaatccaaatccaaatctaAATCTGCCATTACATTTGTCCAAACAGAACTTAATATCcgatataaattcaaaatcaaattttcattaGAACTTGTACAAATGTATATCcagtataatatatttcaaaacattatttcatctaaaCAATATCGAAATTCAAAGTAAGttactttcaatttttttttctttttacgGGACCCGAATTCAACTTAACTCTGCCATTGACTATTACAACTGTCAAATCATAAATTCAGAACTGAACTTTCTTGGAATTTATAGCGATGTAGAATCCCAAGACaatattctttttcaaattcGATGATCCCaatgcaaatttaaaatttagggtttctTTTCGGATGGGCCTTTAAATGGGCCTAAAAATGGGCTTTGTAGCCCACCAATTAATACCTCTATCCCTAAAAAGTTTCACTTCCCGCCCATATTCTTACAGCCctctcattttcaaaaaatcccaAAATTAAATTCACCAACCCTTCACCTTTCTTCCCTACTTATACGGACAAGCTTTCCCTCCATTAAATCTCTGGTCTTTTCAGCTATTCTCTCTCTAActtttcatttcttcttcttccggcCAAAGTTTGTAGTTTTATCGCTAATAATGCCGACCAAACGGACTGTATCGACCAGATCGGCGACCAAAAACGCTTCTTCATCCTCTGCCAAGTCGAAAAGATTGAAGGAACATCAAGATAATCCGCCGCTTGAAGAGCTTGAAGTAGCTGATGAAACTGAAACTGGAGTATGGGCACAACCTACTGTTAAGAAGTCGGAAAACTCTGACTTGATTGATAACACTCCggttaaagaagaagaagaattggaTTTAGTTGAAGATGATGTAACCGATAATTCTCGTGCATCGATTAAAGAAGAAGACGTTGATGAGAatgatgaggatgatgatgaaAGTCGATTCACTGGTTCTCATATTCCTTTGGCGGAAGCACGGAAACGATGGCCATATCGTTACCAGGGACATACGGTTAGAAAGTTTATCCTTTGTTTACCCTAATGGATTCTTTACTAATgggttttgtttgtttgtttgtttgtttgaatcaCAGACGAAAAATAAGGCTACTTATCCAGAGATTGCAGATTTGTGAGTGTTCAAATGTATACTTTCTTTGTTATATTCATGTTATTTTGTCTTACATGTTATTTTCAATGATTGTAGAAATAATGAATCGGATGAGATCATTCAAGCCAAACGTCATTACAACAGTGCTATCGTGGATAACAGTATTGTATGCAACGTTGGAGACGATGCCTATGTTAAAGTAAgcatgtttgtttttttatttttgtaaaatggTATTACTTGGTTTTTGAGTTCTGATCTCTTACTTTTGTTTCTTATTGATGTTTCCTTTTGAGTTCTTTGGGgagttttttttatgttcttATGTTATATATGGTAATGTATTGGTTTGTTTTTGTGGGGTTTTTTCCCAATGGAAAAAGACTAACCTTTTCATAACTACTCTATTAGTTATGATACCCTGCTACATTTACCCTGGATCTTTATAACATTGCGAGATTAcagaaatcatttttttaaacagtgAAGACTTTTTTTACAAACCAAGTTATGATTAGAGTTGTCACAGATTCAACATAATCTTGTAAATCATTGTTTtacattacatttttttatcctTGTCAGGGTGAAGTGGAAGGATACGACTATATCTGTCGTATCATTGAGATGTTTGAAGCAAAAGATGGTTCACTCTATTTTACAGCTCAGTGGTATTATAGGGCAAAAGATACTGTAAGCAATTTGACAAAGAAAAAGGACTGTCTTTATCATTTAACCTTTTTAGTTTATACATAACTTTGTTTAATCATCTTGTCAGGCTATCAAAGACCATGCAAAATTCATTCATCATAAGCGAGTCTTCTTCTCGGAGATAAAGGATGATAATCCTTTAGGATGTCTTGTATCAAAGCTTCATATTTTACGATTGCCATTGACGGTATGCATGTATACACATGTTCATCTATATTACTactattatgttatttattcaATTGTTTAAATTTCTATGTGATTTAATTTGCAGATGGACTCATGTATTGATGAGGCAACAATTGCAAAATGTGACTATTATTGTAATACAATGTATTTTCTACCTTATACATCATTTGTTAAATTGCCAATCGGTAATGTTCATTTTAAACTCTATCCTATTGATGAAGGAAGACATTTTTACTTAGCTTTGGTATCATTAATATTCTGCAGAAAAAGTGCGAGTGGAAAATGAATCAGAGTCAACCATCTCCAGTGATAATGACGTTGTTGATGATGCTTCTAAAGACGAGGTTAATAAGAAAGATGGCGAGTTAGCATTGTTAGATCTTTTTGCTGGATGTGGTGCAATGTCAACTGGTCTATGCCTTGGTTCTAATATTAGAGGGGTTAATCTTGTTAATGTTAGTTTCTAACTACTTTCTATTTACTCTATAATGATTTAACATGTCTCCTTACATGTTTCAATCATTTTTGTTATTCTTTTGTTTCTATAGAAATGGGCTATTGATATCAACAAATATGCTTGCGAGAGTCTTAAATATAACCACCCTGAAACTCAGGTATTGATTTAACATGTTTATTACTTCAACAATATCTTATATATGTGTCTTAGACAAATGCCCATTTAAGATTGTGATCTTAAATCAAAaccaaataattcatattatttattcagGTGAGAAATGAATTTGCGGAAGATTTTCTAAATCTGCTAAAGGAGTGGCTGAAGCTATGTGACTCCTTTAACTTGACTGGGAAGAACAGATCAGATGTTCAATATGTTAAGCCTGAAACCGAAGATGATGAAGAtacagatgatgatgataaagCTAATAATAATGAAGAGATTTTTGAAGTTGATGAAATTCTTGAAATTTGCTATGGTGATCCCAGTGATAGAAAAAATCAGGGTCTGTTCTATAAGGTAAAAGCTTGATTgttagatataatattatttatataatcacaTTTTTAAATTAGCAATGAAACATAAATTAACCTTCCTAACaatataattagttatatttgtttggtttgtttacTTAAGCAAAAGAAATATTGAAAAATGTTACTCTGTTATGTAGATATCCAAGATTGATTTGTTATAATGGATGTCAAGCTAATTAATGGTTTATAATTAAAGGTTAAATGGAAAGGCTACGGTTCAGATTTTGATTCATGGGAGCCAGCAGAAGGCTTGAGGTATTTGTTCAACTTGCATTTTTTCGCATTCAAATGTCATTTATCtgatattttcttttgaatgtCTTGTTGTACCAGTGAGTGTGTGGAGTCAATAAAGAAGTTTGTTGTAAATGGGTATAAATCAAAGCTTCTACCATTACCTGTAAGTGattctttttttatctttctcctttttttcttattagatattatcaaataattgaCAGTTTATTGTTTTCTCTTGTTTCCATATGGTCCTGAACAGGGTGATGTTGATGTTTTATGTGGAGGACCTCCTTGCCAAGGAATAAGCGGTTTCAATAGATTTAGAAATAAAGAAAACCCTCTGGATGACGAAAAAAATAAACAGCTTGTTGTCTATATGAACTTAGTTGAGTTTTTAAAACCAAGATTTGTTCTAATGGAAAATGTGGTTGATATTCTACGATTTGCTGGTGGGTTTCTTGGTCGGTATGCTTTGGGTCGCCTTGTGGGCTTACACTATCAAGCTCGAATAGGCATGATGGCAGCTGGTGCTTATGGTTTGCCTCAATTTCGAAACAGGGTCTTTTTATGGGGTGCTCGTTCTAATGAGGTTAGTTAGTTGTCCTGTTTTTTCATTTCATGTTGGATGATACTTTTCAATGTTAATGTGTAAAATTTCATCAACAGAAATTGCCTCAGTATCCTCTACCCACTCATGATGTTGTTTCTAGAGGTGTCATTCCAAGTGAATTCGAGGTAAAATATGCATTTACTTGTTTATCattattggattatttgaaaaaaatcctCCAATCTAATGCACCTAGTTTTTGTAATAATGTAGGGGAGTGTTGTTGCACATGAAGCTAATAGTAAAGTTACACTAGGGAAAGCACTTTTTCTAGAAGATGCATTTTCTGATCTCCCTAAGGTAATTTTTGTTTTACCCTTTTCTTCtggtattttgttttttaatggTTTGGCATTagttataatgttatatatataacataatctcCCCAGGTTGAGAATGATGAACAAAGGGATGTTATGCCATATGGTGATGATCCGAAAACTGAATTTCAGAAATTCATTAGACTAAAAAGAGAAGGTAAACTAATTTTTTGTATCACTAAATTTTTGAAACATATCAAACCacttagttttaattttttaacttgtttttttttatagagatgTTAGGGCATCATGTAAACACAGGAGTGAAAGCTGAACATGCGCTCTTTGATCATCGACCGCTTCAATTGAACAACGATGACTACCAGCGAGTGTGTCAAATTCCAAAGCATAAGGTCAGTCTTGTCACATGttttacttagttttttttCCAACTAGAAACTTGAAATGATTGAATATTTGTGTTACAGGGTGCAAACTTTAGGAATCTAAAAGGTGTTAGGGTTCGTGACGACAATAAAGTAGAATGGGATCCTGAAATCGAAAGAGTTTATCTACCTTCTGGAAAACCATTGGTAATAATGAAAAGATATTAAAACtgtaatttaaattgatttgtcTACTTTTGTGTTCTAAGTTTAGATCAACTTGATAACTGCAGGTTCCAGATTATGCCATGTCTTTTATTGGTGGAACTTCTTCCAAGTAAGAATAACAAAAGTTCTATTTGATataatcaatcatttttttcatctatttaATTGTTTTCTGGTTATGGGTAAAACCAAACAGACCCTTTGCAAGATTATGGTGGGATCAAACAGTGCCCACAGTTGTCACCAGGGCTGAGCCACATAATCAGGTATATTATGCAGCAATTATTTACACATTGTTAGCTTATTTGCTTAAGTTTATTCGAATTTCAtcgtttttttttcttgttaatTGTCAGGCTATATTGCATCCTACCCAAGATAGAGTTCTGACAATTCGCGAAAATGCAAGATTGCAAGGGTTTCCAGATTACTATAGGCTTTTTGGTCACATTAAAGAAAGGTAACTACTATTAAATGGTAACATTTGAAATTCTTCTTGTATTGTCATGAGTTGAATGTAAAAGTATTGTGTTTTCAGGTATATTCAGGTTGGAAACGCGGTTGCGATTCCTGTTTCTCGAGCTCTAGGATACGCGCTGGCTTCAGCAATGTTGGGGGATAACGATGGACGACCTCTATGTACCTTGCCTAATAATTTTCCCAATGTTATCGAAGAAGTCCCATCCGCTGATGAATAAGATGTTGTTCGAGTTTAATAATTGAATTGGTATTGGATTTGTGGAAATCTTGAAATCCTATTGTTGTTGGATTAAAACAATTTGACTATTATTTGACTTGTTGCTGTATTCTTAGTGATAAAACATCATTTTGGTTCTTATTAAATCTTTGATTCTTACATTTGCTTGGTTCTTATTAAATCTTTGATTCTTAGAATTCCTAATTTGCTTTGAATGTATGCTTTAACATCATTTCATAGCTTCTTTAATCTAGAGGCCAAGGCAAATCACCTTAAAAAACATGTTTCATGTTTAGGTTCTTGATGAAAAATCTTCAAATTTCTATGTTGACTTTAAAGGTTATCTTGACAATGTCTACTacataattcataataaatttgtattgaCTTGATTTAAAGTTGTAATTAAACTGATCGAAATAAATCATATAGAACTCATTTAAACCAATTTGAAGATAAACCAAATAgcttattaaattgttaaattgaGATTATTGGTTGTTATAACTAATGGTTAATacctaaatatttattttcgaaATTATGTTTCAAAACCttataactataatatatatacttattatttggtttaaaaaatagatacaaataatttagaaatacctttattatttataaaactatgaATTACAACGAATACCCTACTCGCTAGTGAAGTACTCAtttcgattttgattttcattttactacTCCTATCCCGAATTCGTCGGGTATCTAATCCCACGAATATTCATTACgtgattaaaatatgaatttatatttattat
This is a stretch of genomic DNA from Impatiens glandulifera chromosome 4, dImpGla2.1, whole genome shotgun sequence. It encodes these proteins:
- the LOC124934349 gene encoding DNA (cytosine-5)-methyltransferase CMT3 codes for the protein MPTKRTVSTRSATKNASSSSAKSKRLKEHQDNPPLEELEVADETETGVWAQPTVKKSENSDLIDNTPVKEEEELDLVEDDVTDNSRASIKEEDVDENDEDDDESRFTGSHIPLAEARKRWPYRYQGHTTKNKATYPEIADLNNESDEIIQAKRHYNSAIVDNSIVCNVGDDAYVKGEVEGYDYICRIIEMFEAKDGSLYFTAQWYYRAKDTAIKDHAKFIHHKRVFFSEIKDDNPLGCLVSKLHILRLPLTMDSCIDEATIAKCDYYCNTMYFLPYTSFVKLPIEKVRVENESESTISSDNDVVDDASKDEVNKKDGELALLDLFAGCGAMSTGLCLGSNIRGVNLVNKWAIDINKYACESLKYNHPETQVRNEFAEDFLNLLKEWLKLCDSFNLTGKNRSDVQYVKPETEDDEDTDDDDKANNNEEIFEVDEILEICYGDPSDRKNQGLFYKVKWKGYGSDFDSWEPAEGLSECVESIKKFVVNGYKSKLLPLPGDVDVLCGGPPCQGISGFNRFRNKENPLDDEKNKQLVVYMNLVEFLKPRFVLMENVVDILRFAGGFLGRYALGRLVGLHYQARIGMMAAGAYGLPQFRNRVFLWGARSNEKLPQYPLPTHDVVSRGVIPSEFEGSVVAHEANSKVTLGKALFLEDAFSDLPKVENDEQRDVMPYGDDPKTEFQKFIRLKREEMLGHHVNTGVKAEHALFDHRPLQLNNDDYQRVCQIPKHKGANFRNLKGVRVRDDNKVEWDPEIERVYLPSGKPLVPDYAMSFIGGTSSKPFARLWWDQTVPTVVTRAEPHNQAILHPTQDRVLTIRENARLQGFPDYYRLFGHIKERYIQVGNAVAIPVSRALGYALASAMLGDNDGRPLCTLPNNFPNVIEEVPSADE